In the genome of Mucilaginibacter sp. 14171R-50, the window GGTTAAATACCAAAATTAGGCCAATATGTATGCGGCCCCGCGCGGGGAAAAGACGTGCTTAAAACTTTTTGAAACGATCGTTTCGAGAGAGTAGCATGAGCGGACTTTTACTGGTATGTTTTTTTATTGCAAACCGCTGATCAGTTACAACGTTTTTAAAAAAGATTTAAAAAGCGCATATTGTATAAACTAAAAACCGGAAGACAACATGAGTATTAAAAATATTTTCGCACTCGTACTTGTAGTGCTAATCACTATCGTCATTATGCAAAATACCGACGAGGCGTGGTTCACCATTTTGTTTGTTAAAAAAAGTATTTCAAAACTTGCGGTGATGACAGCCATAGCGTTGGCCGCTTTCATCCTGGGCGTATTGGTTGGACGGCCAAAAAATAAAAAATACAATATCAGCGAGCACTACGACGAACTGCATGCCGGCGAAGACAAAAATACACTAAGTGACGAGGACCGTGATTATATTAGTAGGGATTAGAGGCCGCGGTTATATTGCTAATTGCCGCGAGGTCACGTTCTTTATCGTTGCCTAGACGTTGTAAAAAACCTGGTTAAATTCTTCCATCGCGCTAAGGTTCGGTACGTTTTCGAAAATGCCAAAAACCGACGCACCAGAGCCGCTCATACTCGCGTATATGGCGCCATGTTCGTAGAGTTCTGCTTTTACGCCACGTATAACGGGATGATCGCGGAAGATATGGCTTTCAAAATCGTTCTTAATGCGCCCTCTCCATGCCGTAAGGGGCGTTTTTATCAGGTCGTATAACGAATCGCGGACCGGGGTCGGTTTTACGCCTCTGTAAGCCTCCGCGGTTGATACGTGCTCATCAGGCATCACCAATACAATTTTATAGGCCGACAAGTCGAGATTGATGGGTTCAAACTCGTCCCCCTTCTCAAACGCGAACACCGGTTGGTTGCGGATAAAGAAAGCACAGTCGGCGCCGAGTCTGCGGGCATAATCTTCCATCCTATCAGCCGACAACCTTAGTTCAAATTTATCGTTCATCAACCTAACGAAAAAACCGGCGTCGGCCGAGCCTCCGCCAAGCCCCGCTCCTATTGGGATATTTTTGTGCAGATGAATTTTTACAGGCGGCAGGTGGTGGTCTTTTTTTAGCAAGTGGTATGCCTTGATGCAAAGGTTATCAACCCCTGCCCCGGGAATGTCAAGTCCCGATGATTCGAAGCTTAATTTGTCAGCTTCTGTAACTTCCAGTACGTCGTTAATTTTCACCGGGTAAAAAACGGTTTCTAGGTCGTGGTACCCATCAGGCCGGCGGGCAACAATATTTAAGCCGATATTTATTTTGGCGTTCGGGAATACTATCATCAAAAATTCAATTAACACCGCATGTATTTATACACATCAGTAGGATACCAAAAATAGATTATTTTTCTTTGTCTTCGACAAGGTCATTGAGTCATCGCTACGCTGTCATTGTGTCATTGGACAAGCGTAAAAAATAATGACTCAATGACCCAATGACTCAATGATAAAAATTTAACAAAATGAAACAGTACCTCGACCTGATGCAGCATGTGATGAAGAACGGAGCGCAGAAGCACGACCGCACCGGTACAGGCACCCTTAGCGTGTTTGGTTACCAAATGCGTTTTAACCTGCAGGACGGCTTCCCGATGGTGACTACCAAAAAGCTCCACCTTAAGTCCATCATTCATGAGCTGATCTGGTTTCTGAGCGGCGATACCAATATCAAATATCTTAAAGATAATGGCGTACGCATCTGGGACGAGTGGGCCGACGAGAACGGCAACCTTGGCCCGGTGTATGGCTACCAGTGGCGCAGCTGGCCAAAACCCGATGGGGGCCATATAGACCAGATAACACAGGTTGTAAACCAATTGAAGACAAACCCCGATTCGCGGCGTATTATGGTATCGGCATGGAACGTTGCCGATGTTAACCAGATGGCCCTGCCACCCTGCCATAGCTTGTTTCAGTTTTATGTGGAGCCCCCCAACACCGCTAAAGGTGAAACAAGAGGAAAATTATCCTGTCAATTATATCAGCGCAGCGCGGATATATTTTTAGGCGTACCCTTCAACATCGCGTCGTACGCTTTGCTTACCATGATGATGGCCCAGGTATGCGACCTGGATTACGGCGACTTTATCCACACCTTTGGCGATGCCCATATTTACAACAACCATTTAGAGCAGGCCCGCCTGCAGCTAAACCGCGAACCAAGGCCATTGCCAACCATGCGCATCAACCCGGATGTAAAAAACATCTTCGATTTTAAGTACGAAGATTTCACACTGGAGAACTACGACCCACACCCGCATATTAAGGGCGTTGTTGCGGTTTAGACGGATGTTTTGTAAATTTGGGTATGAGCACTACAGAGTTAAAAGAAGAGATACAGAAAGCCGTTGAGCAAATTCCTGAAAATGCTCCTGAAAACCTGCTGCAAGAGGTTTTAGGTTACATACAAGATGTAAGTAATAAAATCACTGAAAAGGCAAAACGTGCTGAATATGTAAAAGAAATAATTGCTGAAGACGAAGAAGTATTTAGGAAACTTGCGCAATGATTGACTTACAGGAGGTTGAACGATATCACAACGATTTAATTGATCAGTTTGGCGGAAATAAGGGCGTTAGAGATATCACAGGTTTGGAAGCCGCTTTAGCGCGTCCGTCAATGACCTTCGATCAGCAAGATCTTTATCCGACAGCTGCTGATAAAGGCGCTGCGGTATTTGAAAGTCTCATTATCAATCACCCTTTTATCGATGGTAAAAACGTATAGCATA includes:
- a CDS encoding thymidylate synthase, giving the protein MKQYLDLMQHVMKNGAQKHDRTGTGTLSVFGYQMRFNLQDGFPMVTTKKLHLKSIIHELIWFLSGDTNIKYLKDNGVRIWDEWADENGNLGPVYGYQWRSWPKPDGGHIDQITQVVNQLKTNPDSRRIMVSAWNVADVNQMALPPCHSLFQFYVEPPNTAKGETRGKLSCQLYQRSADIFLGVPFNIASYALLTMMMAQVCDLDYGDFIHTFGDAHIYNNHLEQARLQLNREPRPLPTMRINPDVKNIFDFKYEDFTLENYDPHPHIKGVVAV
- a CDS encoding type II toxin-antitoxin system death-on-curing family toxin; the protein is MIDLQEVERYHNDLIDQFGGNKGVRDITGLEAALARPSMTFDQQDLYPTAADKGAAVFESLIINHPFIDGKNV
- the ispE gene encoding 4-(cytidine 5'-diphospho)-2-C-methyl-D-erythritol kinase; translation: MIVFPNAKINIGLNIVARRPDGYHDLETVFYPVKINDVLEVTEADKLSFESSGLDIPGAGVDNLCIKAYHLLKKDHHLPPVKIHLHKNIPIGAGLGGGSADAGFFVRLMNDKFELRLSADRMEDYARRLGADCAFFIRNQPVFAFEKGDEFEPINLDLSAYKIVLVMPDEHVSTAEAYRGVKPTPVRDSLYDLIKTPLTAWRGRIKNDFESHIFRDHPVIRGVKAELYEHGAIYASMSGSGASVFGIFENVPNLSAMEEFNQVFYNV